A window from Bosea sp. ANAM02 encodes these proteins:
- a CDS encoding ABC transporter permease — translation MTGYVLRRLFQMLPVLLLASFAIFAMIYAVPGGPVAVIVGENAGPEEIAAAIQRYGLDRPMVVQYADWLGRAATGDFGLSLHSRQPVLQLIGERLPATLQLALAAIFVALVIGIPVAIASAVKPNSWLDRLLSGWSALALGVPTFWLGILLILLFAVELRWLPSASRHVPFWESPLDTLRSLALPAITLGTYVSGILARFLRASLIGEARADYVRTARAKGVPENRIVGFHIMRNALLPFVTIVGLMMANFIGGAVVTEAVFTYPGLGRLLIQAISTRDYPLIQGCILVILVAYMLINLTVDMLYAWIDPRIEYR, via the coding sequence ATGACGGGATATGTCCTGCGCCGCCTGTTTCAGATGCTGCCGGTGCTGCTGCTCGCCTCCTTCGCGATCTTCGCGATGATCTATGCCGTGCCGGGCGGGCCGGTCGCGGTGATCGTTGGCGAGAATGCCGGGCCTGAGGAGATCGCGGCCGCGATCCAGCGCTACGGGCTCGACCGCCCGATGGTGGTGCAATATGCCGACTGGCTCGGGCGGGCGGCGACGGGCGATTTCGGGCTCTCGCTGCATAGTCGCCAGCCGGTGCTGCAACTGATCGGCGAGCGCCTGCCGGCGACGCTGCAACTGGCGCTCGCCGCGATCTTCGTCGCGCTCGTCATCGGCATTCCCGTTGCGATCGCGAGCGCGGTCAAGCCGAATTCCTGGCTCGACCGGTTGCTCAGCGGCTGGAGCGCGCTGGCGCTGGGCGTGCCGACCTTCTGGCTCGGTATCCTCCTGATCCTGCTCTTCGCCGTGGAACTGCGCTGGCTGCCATCGGCCTCGCGCCATGTGCCATTCTGGGAGTCGCCTTTAGACACGCTGCGCAGTCTCGCGCTGCCGGCGATCACGCTCGGCACCTATGTCTCCGGCATCCTGGCGCGCTTCCTGCGGGCCTCGCTGATCGGTGAGGCGCGGGCCGACTATGTCCGCACCGCCCGCGCCAAGGGCGTCCCGGAGAACCGGATCGTCGGCTTCCACATCATGCGCAACGCGCTTCTGCCCTTCGTCACCATCGTCGGTTTGATGATGGCGAATTTCATCGGCGGGGCCGTGGTGACGGAGGCGGTCTTCACCTATCCGGGGCTCGGGCGCCTGCTGATCCAGGCGATCAGCACCCGCGACTACCCGCTGATTCAGGGCTGCATCCTGGTGATCCTGGTCGCCTATATGCTGATCAACCTCACGGTCGACATGCTCTATGCCTGGATCGACCCGCGGATCGAATACCGATGA
- a CDS encoding IclR family transcriptional regulator, with protein MSRTTDNPYVVQPVMKALKVLELVARHGHEIALTAVSKELKIPKTTTFRYLQTLTAAGFLDHNRATDRYNIGPQLRAIARADASVSKVRELARPAMIELMQEFNETVNLAVKGNGTVVYIDLIEANRSLRMQARIGESHPMHSTALGKAILAFLPDAERQRQLDLPLTERTGRTLLEREEIERQLRQVARTGYATEMGENEDGAMCVGVPILDDDGYPVAALSVSAPLMRMPHSLAAKVGTRLREVAAGISTHLGSRPTADLR; from the coding sequence ATGTCCAGGACAACCGACAACCCCTATGTCGTGCAGCCGGTGATGAAGGCGCTGAAGGTGCTGGAGCTGGTCGCCCGCCACGGCCATGAGATCGCGCTCACCGCCGTCAGCAAGGAGCTCAAGATCCCGAAGACGACGACCTTCCGCTATCTCCAGACGCTGACCGCCGCCGGTTTCCTCGACCACAACCGCGCGACCGACCGCTACAATATCGGGCCGCAATTGCGCGCCATCGCCCGCGCCGATGCCAGCGTCAGCAAGGTCCGCGAGCTCGCCCGCCCAGCCATGATCGAGCTGATGCAGGAGTTCAACGAGACCGTCAATCTCGCGGTCAAGGGCAACGGCACCGTCGTCTATATCGACCTTATCGAGGCCAATCGCTCGCTCAGGATGCAGGCCCGCATCGGCGAGAGCCACCCGATGCATTCGACCGCGCTCGGCAAGGCGATCCTCGCCTTCCTGCCGGATGCGGAGCGGCAAAGGCAGCTCGACCTGCCGCTGACCGAGCGCACCGGCCGCACCCTGCTCGAGCGCGAGGAGATCGAGCGGCAGCTCCGGCAGGTCGCCCGTACCGGCTACGCCACCGAGATGGGCGAGAACGAGGACGGCGCCATGTGCGTCGGCGTGCCGATCCTCGACGATGACGGCTATCCCGTCGCGGCGCTCAGCGTCTCCGCGCCGCTGATGCGGATGCCGCACTCGCTGGCGGCCAAGGTCGGGACGCGCCTGCGCGAGGTCGCGGCCGGCATCTCGACCCATCTCGGCTCGCGCCCGACCGCGGACCTGCGCTGA
- a CDS encoding aspartate aminotransferase family protein yields MTGNGSQQAGALRFDESARQIAANARFIAGGVNSNFRLGMQPGPLVFERGEGAYLIDVDGNRIIDYYCGMGATVLGHTPAPVIEAVKRQAEKGILFAGQMPVEVEAAQLICERIPSAERLRFGSSGSEVAQAAMRLARAATGKRTIVKFEGHYHGWFDNILWSTAPGLNAAGPEEAPTPVIGSKGQDPQAGEGLSILGWNDLAALEARLARGDVAAVLMEPAMCNQGAIAPAPGYLEGALAACRKHGAILIFDEVITGFRLGRGGAQERFGVTPDLTLMAKAIANGFPVAAIAGRADLLDLFADGVLHGGTFNAQPVAMAALVATQKALTPEHYERSSAQGQRLQDGIRTILAETGIKAQVAGFPLMFHVAFGLDAPARNYRDVARADKAAYSRFAHELLKRGVRVLERGAWFVSSEHDASVVDATLSAVRDAARAVA; encoded by the coding sequence GTGACAGGCAATGGCAGCCAGCAGGCGGGCGCTCTGCGCTTCGACGAATCCGCCCGGCAGATCGCGGCGAATGCGCGTTTCATCGCCGGCGGCGTGAACAGCAATTTCCGCTTGGGCATGCAGCCCGGCCCGCTCGTCTTCGAGCGCGGCGAGGGTGCCTATCTGATCGATGTCGATGGCAACCGGATCATCGACTACTACTGCGGCATGGGCGCGACCGTGCTCGGCCATACGCCGGCGCCCGTCATCGAGGCGGTGAAAAGGCAGGCCGAGAAGGGCATCCTCTTCGCGGGTCAGATGCCGGTCGAAGTGGAAGCTGCACAACTGATCTGCGAGCGCATTCCCTCGGCCGAGCGCCTGCGCTTCGGTTCATCGGGCTCGGAGGTGGCGCAAGCCGCTATGCGGCTGGCGCGCGCGGCCACCGGCAAGCGGACGATCGTCAAGTTCGAGGGGCATTATCACGGCTGGTTCGACAACATCCTGTGGTCGACGGCGCCGGGGCTGAATGCGGCAGGTCCCGAGGAGGCGCCGACGCCGGTGATCGGCAGCAAGGGCCAGGACCCGCAGGCCGGCGAGGGGCTCTCGATCCTCGGCTGGAACGATCTCGCGGCACTGGAGGCCCGGCTCGCGAGGGGCGATGTCGCCGCCGTGCTGATGGAGCCGGCGATGTGCAACCAGGGCGCCATCGCACCGGCGCCGGGCTATCTGGAAGGAGCGCTCGCGGCCTGCCGCAAGCATGGCGCGATCCTGATCTTCGACGAGGTCATCACCGGCTTCCGGCTCGGGCGCGGCGGCGCGCAGGAGCGCTTCGGCGTGACGCCGGACCTCACCCTCATGGCCAAGGCGATCGCCAACGGCTTCCCGGTCGCTGCGATCGCCGGGCGGGCGGACCTGCTCGACCTCTTCGCCGACGGCGTGCTGCATGGCGGCACCTTCAATGCCCAGCCGGTCGCGATGGCGGCACTCGTCGCCACCCAGAAGGCGCTGACGCCGGAGCATTATGAGCGCAGCTCCGCTCAGGGCCAGCGCCTGCAGGACGGTATCCGCACGATCCTCGCGGAGACCGGCATCAAGGCGCAGGTCGCCGGCTTCCCGCTGATGTTCCACGTCGCCTTCGGGCTCGATGCGCCGGCGCGGAACTACCGCGACGTCGCGCGCGCCGACAAGGCTGCCTATAGCCGTTTCGCGCATGAACTGTTGAAGCGCGGCGTGCGCGTGCTGGAGCGCGGCGCCTGGTTCGTGTCGTCGGAACATGATGCGTCGGTTGTGGATGCGACGCTTTCCGCGGTGCGGGATGCGGCGCGCGCGGTGGCGTAA
- a CDS encoding CoA transferase yields MPQPRPSTALAGLKVLDLTRVRAGPTCVRIFADFGADVIKVESPPGLDPNENMSGPRLGYDMQNLHRNKRSLALNLKTPEGKAILMKLVDEADLVVENFRPDVKERLGLDFETLHARNPRLILVSISGFGQSGPYRTRAGFDQIAQGMGGMMSVTGLPGQGPVRAGIALADSSAGLYGAVGALVALQERAVSGRGQWVQTSLLEAQIAMMDFQAARYLVEGSVPPQSGNDHPYQTPMGVYRTRDGAINLGVGGEEQWRSFCRAIGRPDWGTDTRYDSTEKRFARRPELRELIEDIFAGADSADWLEAMERNSVPAGPIYAVDEMFEDPQVRHLGIARPVNHPELGGIHLIGQPVTLSRTPADVATPTPAAGAHNDEILAGLGYDEAGLARLRADGVI; encoded by the coding sequence ATGCCGCAGCCGAGACCGTCCACCGCGCTTGCCGGGCTCAAGGTGCTGGACCTGACGCGGGTGCGGGCCGGGCCGACCTGCGTGCGCATCTTCGCCGATTTCGGGGCCGACGTGATCAAGGTCGAGAGCCCGCCGGGACTCGACCCCAACGAGAACATGAGCGGGCCGCGCCTCGGCTACGACATGCAGAACCTGCATCGCAACAAGCGCTCGCTCGCGCTGAACCTGAAGACGCCCGAGGGCAAGGCGATCCTGATGAAGCTCGTCGACGAGGCCGATCTCGTCGTCGAGAACTTCCGCCCGGATGTGAAGGAGCGGCTCGGGCTCGATTTCGAGACGCTGCATGCGCGCAATCCCCGCCTGATCCTGGTCTCGATCTCCGGCTTCGGCCAGTCCGGCCCCTACCGGACGCGTGCCGGCTTCGACCAGATCGCGCAGGGCATGGGCGGGATGATGTCGGTGACGGGGCTGCCGGGGCAGGGGCCGGTGAGGGCGGGAATCGCGCTCGCCGATTCCTCGGCCGGGCTCTATGGCGCGGTCGGGGCGCTGGTCGCGCTGCAGGAGCGGGCAGTCTCGGGGCGGGGGCAGTGGGTGCAGACCTCGCTGCTCGAAGCGCAGATCGCGATGATGGATTTCCAGGCCGCGCGCTATCTCGTCGAGGGTTCGGTGCCACCGCAGTCCGGCAACGACCATCCCTACCAGACGCCGATGGGCGTCTACCGGACGCGCGACGGCGCGATCAATCTCGGCGTCGGCGGCGAAGAGCAGTGGCGTTCGTTCTGCCGGGCGATCGGGCGACCGGACTGGGGCACGGATACGCGCTATGACAGCACGGAGAAGCGCTTCGCCCGCCGGCCGGAGCTGCGCGAACTGATCGAGGACATCTTCGCCGGGGCGGACAGCGCCGATTGGCTGGAAGCGATGGAGCGCAACAGCGTCCCGGCCGGGCCGATCTATGCGGTCGACGAGATGTTCGAGGACCCGCAGGTGCGCCATCTCGGCATCGCCAGGCCGGTGAACCATCCCGAGCTCGGCGGTATCCACCTGATCGGCCAGCCGGTGACGCTGTCGCGCACGCCGGCCGATGTCGCGACGCCGACGCCGGCGGCCGGGGCGCATAACGACGAGATCCTGGCCGGTCTCGGCTATGACGAAGCCGGGCTCGCGCGCTTGCGGGCCGATGGCGTGATCTGA
- a CDS encoding enoyl-CoA hydratase/isomerase family protein: protein MNDEILYAVEGGVGTITLNRPQARNALTFAMYERIAEICRDPAAHGDPRVIVMTGAGDKAFAAGTDIAQFRSFSSAEDALAYEERIEVVIGTIERCPVPTLAAISGAFTGGGAAIGLACDLRIATTSARFGFPIARTLGNCLSMENYGRLYAILGPARVKDIVFTARLVEAEEGARIGLYNELVPDHEALMRRARELAQIIAGHAPLTMRATKEAMRRLTAATASGIDGHDLVTLCYTSADFREGMEAFLGKRTPNWQGR, encoded by the coding sequence GTGAACGACGAAATCCTGTATGCGGTCGAGGGCGGGGTCGGCACGATCACGCTCAACCGGCCCCAGGCGCGTAATGCGCTGACCTTCGCCATGTACGAGCGCATCGCCGAGATCTGCCGCGACCCGGCGGCTCATGGCGATCCGCGTGTCATCGTCATGACCGGGGCCGGCGACAAGGCTTTCGCGGCCGGCACCGATATCGCGCAGTTCCGCTCCTTCTCGAGCGCTGAGGACGCGCTGGCCTATGAGGAGCGGATCGAAGTCGTGATCGGCACGATCGAGCGTTGCCCGGTGCCGACGCTCGCCGCGATCTCCGGCGCCTTCACCGGCGGCGGGGCCGCGATCGGGCTCGCCTGCGATCTACGCATCGCGACCACGAGCGCGCGCTTCGGCTTCCCGATCGCGCGCACGCTCGGCAACTGCCTGTCGATGGAGAATTACGGGCGGCTCTACGCCATTCTCGGCCCGGCGCGGGTCAAGGACATCGTCTTCACCGCTCGGCTCGTCGAGGCGGAGGAGGGCGCGCGGATCGGGCTCTATAACGAGCTGGTGCCGGACCATGAAGCGCTGATGCGGCGCGCCCGCGAACTGGCGCAGATCATCGCCGGCCATGCGCCGTTGACGATGCGCGCGACCAAGGAAGCGATGCGCCGCCTGACGGCCGCGACCGCTTCTGGGATCGACGGCCATGACCTCGTGACGCTCTGCTATACCAGCGCCGATTTCCGCGAGGGCATGGAAGCATTCCTCGGCAAGCGGACACCGAACTGGCAGGGGCGGTAA
- a CDS encoding M20/M25/M40 family metallo-hydrolase, translating into MASSDALAAVFDHIETNRSAFLDRLVAYLRHPSISAENIGIAEVGLLLVDMLTEIGLETSLVPTEGHPVVVARREKAPGKPTVLLYGHYDVQPPDPLDKWVSPPFEPTIRDGRLYARGVGDNKGQHFAQILAIESHLKVHGELPCNVILVLEGEEEIGSPNIAGFVRANPHLLKADLAVTADGPRHASGAPTIKFGSRGVVSFDLRCRHASRDVHSGNFGGVVPNPIWTLVHLLATMKNPEGEITIDGLHDAIEPPNAEDLEAVERLPLDIEAFKKGLGLTRLDAPADRPFYERLCFRPTLTINGFHGGYGGPGTKTVLPNEALVKCDIRLVEAQDPEDILRKVRAHVEKHAPEVEFVAEEKGMQPSKTAIASPYTAPLRRAFVAAQGEEPLLIPAGFGSLPNYVFTKILGIPAFVTPYANHDEANHAPNENMTLDCFYSGLRTGAALLHELGQLGKQG; encoded by the coding sequence ATGGCTTCCTCAGACGCACTCGCCGCGGTCTTCGACCATATCGAGACCAATCGCAGCGCCTTCCTCGACCGCCTCGTCGCCTATCTGCGCCATCCCAGCATCAGCGCCGAGAATATCGGCATCGCCGAGGTCGGCCTGCTGCTCGTCGACATGCTCACGGAGATCGGCCTCGAAACCAGTCTCGTCCCGACCGAGGGCCACCCGGTCGTCGTCGCGCGCAGGGAGAAGGCGCCGGGCAAGCCGACCGTGCTGCTCTACGGCCATTACGACGTGCAGCCGCCGGACCCGCTCGATAAGTGGGTGTCGCCCCCGTTCGAGCCGACGATCCGCGACGGACGCCTCTATGCGCGCGGCGTCGGCGACAACAAGGGCCAGCACTTCGCCCAGATCCTCGCGATCGAATCTCATCTCAAGGTCCATGGCGAACTGCCCTGCAACGTCATCCTCGTGCTCGAGGGCGAGGAAGAGATCGGCAGCCCGAACATCGCCGGCTTCGTCCGTGCCAACCCGCATCTGCTCAAGGCCGACCTCGCCGTCACCGCCGACGGCCCGCGCCATGCCAGTGGCGCGCCCACCATCAAGTTCGGCTCGCGCGGCGTCGTCTCCTTCGACCTGCGCTGCCGCCATGCCAGCCGCGACGTCCATTCCGGCAATTTCGGCGGCGTCGTGCCGAACCCGATCTGGACGCTGGTCCATCTCCTCGCCACGATGAAGAACCCCGAGGGGGAGATCACCATCGACGGGCTGCACGATGCCATCGAGCCGCCGAATGCGGAGGACCTGGAAGCGGTCGAACGCCTGCCGCTCGACATCGAGGCCTTCAAGAAGGGGCTCGGCCTCACTCGCCTCGACGCGCCGGCCGACCGGCCCTTCTACGAGCGTCTCTGCTTCCGGCCGACGCTGACGATCAACGGCTTCCATGGCGGCTATGGCGGGCCGGGCACCAAGACCGTGCTGCCGAACGAAGCGTTGGTGAAATGCGATATCCGCCTCGTCGAGGCGCAGGACCCGGAGGACATCCTGCGCAAGGTCCGGGCTCATGTCGAAAAGCACGCGCCCGAGGTCGAGTTCGTCGCCGAGGAAAAGGGCATGCAGCCCTCAAAGACCGCGATCGCCTCGCCCTATACCGCGCCGTTGCGGCGCGCCTTCGTGGCGGCGCAGGGCGAGGAGCCCCTGCTGATCCCGGCCGGGTTCGGCAGCCTGCCGAACTACGTCTTCACCAAGATCCTCGGCATTCCCGCCTTCGTGACGCCCTACGCCAATCACGACGAGGCCAACCACGCCCCCAACGAGAACATGACGCTGGACTGCTTCTATAGCGGCCTGCGCACCGGCGCAGCCCTGCTGCACGAACTCGGGCAGTTGGGTAAGCAGGGCTGA